Proteins from a genomic interval of Candidatus Methylomirabilota bacterium:
- a CDS encoding ABC transporter ATP-binding protein, giving the protein MSASPPVIVVDNVTKLYGRVAAVRGVSLEVRSGEVLGLLGPNGSGKTTLLRMLTGYLSPSAGRLTVAGHDTVRDALAARRRIGYVPESVPLYSHMRVGEFLAFMARLRGMPRGAEPGAIARVAERLSLAEVMAAPIRTLSRGYRQRVALAQALVHEPDVVILDEPTNGLDPRQIIETRKLIQALAGERTVLISSHILGEIEKVAHRVAILLRGELLAVRAVAETPDLEALFLSLT; this is encoded by the coding sequence ATGAGCGCCTCTCCGCCCGTCATCGTCGTCGACAACGTCACGAAGCTCTATGGGCGCGTCGCCGCCGTCCGCGGCGTCAGCCTCGAGGTCCGGTCCGGGGAGGTCCTCGGCCTGCTCGGTCCGAACGGGTCGGGCAAGACGACCCTGCTGCGGATGCTCACCGGCTATCTCTCGCCCTCGGCCGGCCGGCTGACCGTCGCCGGCCACGACACCGTCCGTGACGCGCTGGCGGCGCGGCGCCGCATCGGCTACGTTCCCGAGTCCGTGCCGCTCTACTCGCACATGCGGGTGGGCGAGTTCCTCGCCTTCATGGCCCGGCTGCGCGGCATGCCGCGCGGCGCCGAGCCGGGCGCGATCGCCCGGGTGGCCGAGCGCCTGAGCCTCGCCGAGGTCATGGCGGCGCCGATCCGGACGCTCTCGCGCGGCTACCGCCAGCGGGTCGCGCTCGCGCAGGCGCTCGTGCACGAGCCCGACGTGGTGATCCTCGACGAGCCGACCAACGGGCTCGATCCGCGCCAGATCATCGAGACGCGGAAGCTCATCCAGGCCCTGGCCGGGGAGCGCACGGTGCTTATCAGCTCGCATATCCTCGGCGAGATCGAGAAGGTCGCGCACCGCGTGGCGATCCTGCTGCGCGGGGAGCTGCTCGCCGTGCGGGCCGTCGCCGAGACGCCCGACCTCGAGGCGCTCTTCCTCTCGCTCACATGA